The Pseudomonas triclosanedens genome has a window encoding:
- a CDS encoding tRNA (cytidine(34)-2'-O)-methyltransferase translates to MFHVILFQPEIPPNTGNIIRLCANAGCSLHLIEPLGFELDDKRLRRAGLDYHEYASVRRYATLDECLEQLGRPRLFAFTTKGSQPFHEVAYQRGDAFLFGPESCGLPEEVRDALSPEQRVRLPMRPGCRSLNLSNTVAVSVYEAWRQLGFGME, encoded by the coding sequence ATGTTCCACGTGATCCTTTTTCAACCGGAAATTCCACCCAATACCGGCAACATTATCAGGCTGTGCGCCAATGCGGGTTGCAGCCTGCACCTGATCGAGCCTCTGGGGTTCGAACTGGACGACAAGCGCCTGCGTCGCGCCGGGCTGGACTACCACGAGTACGCCAGCGTGCGTCGCTACGCGACACTCGATGAGTGCCTGGAGCAGCTAGGCCGCCCGCGTCTGTTCGCCTTCACCACCAAAGGTTCGCAACCGTTCCACGAGGTCGCCTACCAGCGTGGAGATGCGTTCCTGTTCGGCCCGGAAAGTTGCGGTTTGCCGGAAGAGGTCCGCGATGCCTTGTCGCCGGAACAGCGCGTACGCCTGCCGATGCGTCCTGGCTGCCGCAGCCTGAATCTGTCGAATACCGTGGCGGTGAGCGTCTACGAGGCGTGGCGGCAACTCGGCTTCGGCATGGAGTGA